One region of Populus trichocarpa isolate Nisqually-1 chromosome 4, P.trichocarpa_v4.1, whole genome shotgun sequence genomic DNA includes:
- the LOC7493600 gene encoding uncharacterized protein LOC7493600 — MAPSKLIFTLFILLSSLSFSCSARPCKTLFISSYSLSIKPLNPNPNNPSSGFFIVTEIEETSTSTFHSNFFNRRFIPFIPNNNYEKSQEIHDKKGFQETAQVGSVWPGFGGYDLSSLRDRTKDILSVVVALLFGVGCGALTAATMYLVWSFFSPSQPRYSHYFDGDFSDDEEEDVKKIGYVKIPEAEQVKCGSV, encoded by the coding sequence ATGGCACCCTCAAAGCTCATCTTCACCCTCTTCATCCTCCTTTCCTCCCTCTCCTTCTCATGCTCAGCAAGACCTTGCAAAACCCTTTTCATCTCTTCTTATTCCTTGTCCATCAAACCCcttaaccctaaccctaacaaCCCATCTTCTGGTTTCTTTATCGTTACTGAAATCGAAGAAACCTCAACTTCCACCTTCCACTCGAACTTCTTTAACCGCAGATTCATCCCTTTCATCCCTAACAATAATTACGAGAAATCCCAAGAAATTCATGACAAGAAGGGTTTTCAAGAAACCGCCCAGGTGGGGTCGGTTTGGCCTGGATTTGGTGGTTATGATTTGAGTTCGTTGCGTGATCGTACTAAGGATATTCTTAGCGTGGTGGTTGCTTTGCTTTTTGGTGTCGGTTGTGGTGCTCTTACCGCAGCTACGATGTACTtggtttggtcttttttttctccttcgcAGCCGCGCTATAGTCATTATTTTGATGGAGATTTTAGtgatgatgaggaggaggatgtgAAGAAAATTGGGTATGTCAAGATTCCTGAGGCGGAGCAAGTTAAATGCGGTTCGGTATGA